CGAGCCGCTGGCGCAGGGCTACGGCCTCGGCGCGCAGCGGGTCGACGCAGTCATCGAGCCGGTTGAGGCGGATCGTTCCGGGATCGCGGGAAGGAAATTTCATGGGGCTATCCACGAACCCGCCTTTCCGGCTCCAGGGCGCGCAGAGCGGCCGCGAAATCGGGATTGAGGCGCCACGCGTGCAGGACCCCGCGGGCGGTGTCCAACGACAACCGATCGAAGCACGCGAGGGCGCCGACGATCTCCTTTTTTAACGTCTTTCGGGTTGCCGGACGAGCCGAGCGACTGAACTCGAACAACCGGGAGAACGTGTTGCGATCGATCCCCATGCCCTTGCATGCGACGGCAAACGCCTGCAGGCCGGGATCGAAGAAAATGCGTTCCACCAGTCGCGTGCTGAGGTGCGAGGCTCGAGCGAACAGGCTGACGAATAGTTTGACCTCGCCCTGCGCCAGCGCCTGGACCATGAGCGAGGCGTCGAGCAAGCCATCCTCGGCAACCTCGCCGGCGAGGCCGCTCCCTGGTGCAGGTGCAGGTCTTGCGCCGAAGCAGGCATCGTCGGCGTCGATCGACTCCAGGGCGGCCTGCTGTAGCAGCAGGTCGACGGTCTCGCTGTCGAGCGCGAACCGGTCGACGATGCGATGACGAAGTGCAGCCGAAACCCAGAGGAACAGCCTTCTTGCCAGATCGGCACCCAGTTCGCGCCGTGATAACAGGGGCTCCTGAAAGGCGTCCATTCGTCGCGCCTGATCCACCAGATAGCGCAACGTCTGCTGCGAGAGATTGGCGTTGTCGTTCTGCAGCAGCCTCTCGATCACGCTGATCTCGCCGCTCTGGACCAGCGCGGCGCTCACCGCTTCGCTGACGGAATAGCGCATCGCGATCGCAAGCTGATGCTCGAGGGTGCGGTTGCGGATGACCTCGATCAGGTCTTCGTCGAACAGGACGCGGCTCCGCGTGAGGACCGGAAAAGCGACGTCGGCTTCGTCCGCGGCAAGGTAGCGGATCAAATCCGGGGGCGCGTCTGGCATGTCGGCGAGCTTGCGGCTCAACGTCCGGCGCACCGCGCGTTCCGCATCGCCGATGACCTGCTCGAGAATGTTCAGCATCAACGAGCGTTCGCGGTCGGAGAGGGTCCCTCCTTCGCCCACGAACAGATCCGCCATCACCGCCGCCAGCGCCTTGCGGCTCTCCGGCGACCGGCTGTGGGCCAGATGCGTAAGGGAACTGAGGTCGATGCTGGTGGTCATCGGCTTTCTGCCTGAAATCCGAGGTTGGCGGCCGCAGGTCCGCGATACCGTCCTGGTGCTACAATCATAAGAGGCATAAACTTACTAATTCGCTACGTCGAGGTTGTGGCAGAAGCGTGCGGGAGGAGGGTCG
This window of the Rhodospirillales bacterium genome carries:
- a CDS encoding DUF2336 domain-containing protein, whose product is MTTSIDLSSLTHLAHSRSPESRKALAAVMADLFVGEGGTLSDRERSLMLNILEQVIGDAERAVRRTLSRKLADMPDAPPDLIRYLAADEADVAFPVLTRSRVLFDEDLIEVIRNRTLEHQLAIAMRYSVSEAVSAALVQSGEISVIERLLQNDNANLSQQTLRYLVDQARRMDAFQEPLLSRRELGADLARRLFLWVSAALRHRIVDRFALDSETVDLLLQQAALESIDADDACFGARPAPAPGSGLAGEVAEDGLLDASLMVQALAQGEVKLFVSLFARASHLSTRLVERIFFDPGLQAFAVACKGMGIDRNTFSRLFEFSRSARPATRKTLKKEIVGALACFDRLSLDTARGVLHAWRLNPDFAAALRALEPERRVRG